A window of Theropithecus gelada isolate Dixy chromosome 8, Tgel_1.0, whole genome shotgun sequence genomic DNA:
AATACAATAGTCAATTCAGAAATAAGTACCTGCGCCTCAAACTTCTGTTTAACTACtatgataaattatttaaatgaaagcaGTTGGCATACATGCTGCTTGCTTAGTTCTCTCCAAATGGGGATTTATGTCTGTTATGAAAAGAAAGTAGCTTGAGGGTAAATAATAATGCTAATATGCTAAGtaattatgatttccatttttataatctAACCTGGATTCTTCATTCTGGGACACACACATAGGATTTATCTTTTATGTAGAAGAGTACTTAGATTGAAggtatatacttttcttttttttcttttctttttttttttttcagacggagttttgctcttgttgcccaggctggagtgcaatggcgccgccctcactcactgcaacctccgcctcccaggttcaaatgattcttctgcctcagcctcccaagtagctgggattacaggcatgcaccaccactaattttgtatttttagtagagacagggtttctccatgttggtcaggctggtctcgagctcctgacctaaggtgatccgcccgcctcggcctcccaaattgctgggataacaggcatgagccaccatgcccagccaaaggtATATACTTTTCAAAGTATTcaggaataaatataaatattcctgAGTACTTCCAGGAATTGCTAGAAAGACAACATATAAAACCAAACTACTTGAATACTTTGTAGCCTCTAAAAACAGTTATGAGTTCCATGAATAATCTGTAAAAGTCTTCTGGTTGATCAGCATTAGTTCTAAATGATGTTATCAGACTATGTAacttcaagtaatttttttttttttgagatggggtctcgctgtattgcccaggctggagtacagtggtgccatctcagctcactgcaacatccacctcccaggttcaagcaactctcctgcctcagcctcccaagtagctgggactataggcactcgccaccatgccctgctagtttttgtatttttagcagagatggggtttcaccatattggccaggctggtctcgaactcctgaccttgtgatccatctgcctcggcctcccaaagtgctgggattacaggcgtgagccatggtgcccagcccaaCTTCAAGTAATCTTCcaatcattatttctatttttgagatACTGGTTCATAAAACATCAAATATCCATGAATCACAGTGCTATCCACTGGCAGCACGGCAGTGAACTACAATGAAAACCAGTTCTACAAAAGACACTTTGAACACCATTGTTTCACACCTTTAATACTGTCTTAAAGGGTCTATTACTCTTCAACTATCTTAGTGtactttgaaatataaaagtaataattatcATTGGAACAGTTATTCTAAATCTAAATAACTCCTATAGTAATATTTGTTTACTcagaacatattttcatttccaatatatgtaaaatttctcACAAATATAGAACAGAACTCACAGTTTGAACAGAAACCTCAGTGTTTAAATCTCCACATTCAGTAAAATAAACACTACATAGTAGGTTGTTCTGAATATAAATCACTCATTTAAGTAAATGGGATATAATTTCTAACTTGTgttaaaagtgaagaaataattttttatgtgaaGCCTTGCCCCAACTCAGTCAAGTGCAAGATTATCATATGATACAAATCAAACTCTACTAACACAGCACATTTATCAGAGACATTGAAGGCAGATACATAACTACAGCTGGGGAACTGGATGTCCTTCAGCTAGAgggtaatgaaagaaaaaagcatatcATAGATCAGGCCCCAGTTTTAATTACTTCATTGATGACAATGCCTTACTTTATTTATTGAAGAATGTTTCTTCCACTGAAAATACACTTCTAATTTTATAATGCTAGACAGTAGGGGAAAAAATAGgagcccattaaaaaaaaaaaatccactcttAGAATCTAAAGTTATTGATATTGATCAGATACGCAATGACTCTTTTCTGCTGTGAAGAcaatcaaatctttttttctttttaagtactgACTTGCCAATTTATCTTTGATAACTGATTCAGAAAGATAAATGAACTATGTGACTTTACATATgagaatatgtacatatatatatatattctgagaaGTTATGTCCCATGATCTGACCCATActtctgatttaaaatataactaaGTTCTCTCAATAAAACAGtactaattttaagttttaaactgAATTCACCCTTTTACCACACTGTTCtcattctctttactttttatttttacattatttctataaatactaaaaaagaaaaaaccccaatCCCCAGTCTTGAAACCAACTTACATTAGAGGTCTGACGTtagtttataacttttaaaatattttgttaaaatgtaaaaaacctgaaattacaaacaaaaaaatttatacttttacaGTATATAtcgaatttttttaaaaaaatattctgaactgtttttatatatgtaatcaagtgttatttttttaaatgaaactccTTTATAGGCTAGAGGAGGATATGTGGTATTGCCCCATTAGAAATCaatatgcatttcatttttttatgctGGTACTTCAACTATTTCAAAGTAGTCATTTGGTAGAATCACATAACCTCTTTCTGATACATcgtctttctctttctggaagTGAACAACCTCCTTTAATTTTTCAAGCTGCCGTTCTTGCCTTCTGCATCGCTGCTGTGCGGTCTTgagcttctttctgagtttttcaACTTGCTGTTCTAGCTGATGAATCCTTTTCCGCTGATGCATTGTATCCTCCACAGTATAGTTGTGGTCACAGAAAACTGAGAGATTAACAGGGGTCTGAAGAGGCGGCATTAGTAATCCAATAGCAGCATCAACCTGGGAAACAGGAGGCGGTAAAGGAGGTGGAGGAAGCTGTTCCTGTGGCTCCAGATcttctttctaaaacaaaaatacaaaatatgtttgaATTTAGTAACTAAAAATAACAGTTTAAAACAATTTGTGGACTGACCAggggtagtggctcacgcctgtaatcctagcactttgggaggaagaggtgggcggatcacctgaggtcaggagtttgagaccagcctggccaaacatggcgaaaccccgtctctactaaaaatacaaaaattagccgggtgtggtggtgtatgcctataatcccagctactcgggaggctgaggcaagagaattgtttgaaaccaggaggcggaggttgcagtgagccaagatcatgtcactgcactccagcctgggtgacagagagactctgtctcccaaaaataaataaataaataaataaatattctgtggaatttaagaaatattagacttttttggtgaatcagtggtacagaaacattccaaaatgagaaaacagtttCAGTTTGAATAAACTTTTCTACCTGCAATAAAGGGACGGTGCAAGAAAGAGACAAAATGAATAATCAGATCCAATTAAATACTAAgcactgaggagaaaaaaatgctttgaaactAAACTGTCACTGATAAAGAAAACCCAAAAGTTATCAATATATAACTGGCAGTACAGAGTGATTTTTAAGTAAGTTACAAGGGCTGGACTAAGTTTCTTAGTGTGAGGATATTTATCTTAAATAAACCGCATTTTGTGTTTTCAGAAGTGTATCACTGTTAACTACACAAAGTTCCAGGCACATTTATTCTCTTTAACtgaattttccacattttaatcAATGAACATATCAGTTTGATAAACAGAAAGCAACCCAATATTTTAAAACGCATATTACCTTGTCATGTGGCTCAGTACAAAGAAATATTGTGGGCACAGCATTCTCTTTCAGTAACTTGTTGTTGCACTCTCTCTTAAAGCAGTCTGGAGTAAAGTGCTCTGAACAAATACTGCTATACTTGGTGGgtttaaagttttttcttctgACAGCTGCCTCCCATTCTTTACAAAGACTGGGTCGAGTAAGAGGAAACCTAAGAAGAAGGCATAATTCAATTATctgtgctgattttttttaaataaaggcacCCAAACTTTCCAACTTAGGAAAGATCTTACATTGGTATTAAAGATGTTACAATGGTATTATCATACTGGATTAAAGATTAGCTCTAGTTATCTAtctcatttattaattaaaaaaatttttttttgagacgcagtcttgctctgttgttaggctggagtgcagtggcgcaatcttggctcactgcacctccacctcctgggttcaagtgattctcctgcctcagcctcccaagtagctgggactacaggcgcctgccaccacatatgctaccatgcccagctaagttttgtacttttagtagagatgggctttcaccatgttggccaggatggattcgatctcttgacctcgtgatccgcccaccttggcctcccaaagtgctggaattacaggcgtgagccactgcgctgggccctcatttattaatgtttaactttttatagtGAGTTCACCAAAAGATTCAAGTAAAATACATACTATAGAAAAAATGTGcccatggctcatgtctgtaatcccagcacttgggaggccaaggtccgAGAgactgcttaagtccaggagtttgaagactagcctgggcaacacggcaaaaccctgtctctacaaaaaatacaaaaattagctgggtatagtggtatgtgcccaggtacttgggaggctgaggctgaggtgggaggattcctcgagcctgggaggtcacggctgcagtgagctgagatggttccactgcactccagcctgagtgacagagccataccctgtctcaaaaagaaaaaaactgtattcTATTTTTACCAGTAATTTTCTGTGTGCTgcacaggaagacaaacattGCACATTTGTATCTATGTACTGGGAAAGAGGGGCTTCTAGTTCTCTTAGCATCAGTCTGACAAATACGAATAGACTAAATTTGAATTAAAGGCAGATAATAAcgaaagaaaagtatttattttctaatcaaCTGGGATGTCCATTAGGCTCAGGTAAACGGGGATAGTGAGAGTTTAaatttattgtggttttattCTTCCAAATTAAGGATTTGGTAAACTGGggggattagaaaaaaaaacaaaggaaggggGTTTTGAATTTACGTTTCACAGTTTTCTCTTCCATGTACAATATGCTAGAGCCTGACTCTGCTAGTAAGAGATCTTTATGACAGTCCCTTTTCTTTGTACAACATAGCACTCTCTGCTGCCACTATGCAGACGGTGGGATAAGTGGTACTCCTAGAAAATCTcagctggggctgggcgtggcctgtaatcacaactgtaatcctagcactttgggaggctgaagagggcgcatcaggaggtcaaaatatcgagaccatcctggccaacatggtgaaaccccgtctctatgaaaaatacaaaaattagctgggcgtggtgttgcgcgcctgtagtcccagctactcagaaggctgaggcaggagaatcgcttgaactggggaggcagaggttgcagtgagtcgagatcgtgccactgcactccagcctggtgacagagcaagactccatctcaaaaaaagaagaagaaaatctcagCTGGAAATGGCCTCTATACGTATAAACTAGGGTGGCATTTGCTGGTAAAATTCCGTACCTATGGCCTCCTGGCTCTGTAAGCATAAACTATGGTAGCATTTGCTGCTAAAATTCAGTACCTAGGGCCTCCTGGCACAAGGACCACAAATTTACAGCTGTTTGTGAGATTCTGTTAAAATCTTTCCCATCTACTCTCCCTAAACCTGCTCTTTTAGATAAGGGATAAGATGCAGGTTAGCTCTTCTTTTGATTCAATCCGTATGTGTTTAACACCTAGCAGAaagttatttctctctctcttttttttttttttgacatggagtctcgctctgttacccaagctggagtgcagggcaagatctcagctcactgcaacctccatatcccaggttcaagcgattcccctacctcagcctcccaggtagctaggattacaggcgtacgcctgtattttgtatttttagtagagacgggattttgccatgttggccaggctggtcttgaatcctgacgtcaggtgatctgcccacctaggcctccctaagtgctgagaattacaggcatgagcca
This region includes:
- the THAP1 gene encoding THAP domain-containing protein 1 isoform X1 — translated: MVQSCSAYGCKNRYDKDKPVSFHKFPLTRPSLCKEWEAAVRRKNFKPTKYSSICSEHFTPDCFKRECNNKLLKENAVPTIFLCTEPHDKKEDLEPQEQLPPPPLPPPVSQVDAAIGLLMPPLQTPVNLSVFCDHNYTVEDTMHQRKRIHQLEQQVEKLRKKLKTAQQRCRRQERQLEKLKEVVHFQKEKDDVSERGYVILPNDYFEIVEVPA
- the THAP1 gene encoding THAP domain-containing protein 1 isoform X2, which encodes MVQSCSAYGCKNRYDKDKPVSFHKKKIWSHRNSFLHLLYRLLFPRLMLLLDY